In one window of Chryseobacterium viscerum DNA:
- a CDS encoding AraC family transcriptional regulator, with amino-acid sequence MKPVSGIVTETTIHNSFSIKRLEDDVPYSEEWVRLNYHHIVIIEIGKGVLTIDEHSFDIAAHEIFLLAKGQICRFEKVSSVSGYHISFGDCFWERVPSSASNCKAVLFNNAAANQKLMPDQTEINEFLNLFKNLLTEYNVESYTNQMDVLAAYLKIIMIKLANVKIVKEETFDSQDYIIYRKFMELLSSKYHILHAVNNYSELLNITPRRLSELCKRCANKSAKEIINGQIIAEAKRLLQFSSHSVKEIAYLLNFGTSEQFSHFFKKNTAISPANYRSNFIHIGV; translated from the coding sequence ATGAAACCGGTCTCAGGAATTGTAACCGAAACTACTATTCATAATTCTTTTTCCATAAAAAGGCTGGAGGATGATGTTCCATATTCAGAAGAATGGGTAAGACTCAATTATCATCATATTGTAATAATTGAAATTGGTAAAGGAGTACTTACGATAGACGAACATTCTTTTGATATAGCAGCTCATGAAATTTTTTTATTGGCTAAAGGCCAGATCTGCAGGTTTGAAAAAGTGTCTTCTGTTAGTGGTTATCATATTTCTTTCGGAGACTGTTTTTGGGAAAGAGTGCCTTCCAGTGCCAGTAATTGCAAGGCGGTCTTGTTTAATAACGCGGCTGCAAATCAAAAATTAATGCCGGATCAGACGGAAATAAATGAATTTTTAAACTTATTTAAAAATTTACTAACGGAATACAACGTTGAATCTTATACCAATCAAATGGATGTGCTGGCTGCTTATTTAAAGATTATCATGATCAAGCTGGCTAACGTAAAAATTGTAAAAGAAGAAACTTTTGACAGTCAGGATTATATCATTTACCGCAAATTTATGGAGCTGTTGAGCAGTAAGTATCATATTCTGCATGCGGTAAATAACTATTCAGAGCTGCTGAATATTACCCCACGGAGATTGAGCGAACTGTGTAAACGATGTGCTAATAAAAGCGCAAAAGAAATCATCAACGGACAGATTATTGCAGAGGCCAAAAGACTTCTTCAGTTCAGTTCTCATTCTGTAAAAGAAATTGCTTATCTGCTTAATTTCGGTACCTCAGAACAGTTCAGCCACTTTTTTAAGAAAAATACAGCAATATCTCCTGCAAACTATCGCAGTAATTTCATTCATATCGGAGTTTAA
- a CDS encoding MarR family winged helix-turn-helix transcriptional regulator — translation MDFDFIKELGYKALDSRLKRISDRMSHDVRKFYKEFEIDVEPNWYLVFMLLKKKGEISITDIAEPLGYSHPSVVVIVKKMNENGYLIIKKDSVDKRKQIISLSPKAIEMLPQLEQIWDSCEKTILKVLSEDLGIFTYLDHIDQELKEESFHHRFKHEYLKSIKS, via the coding sequence ATGGATTTTGACTTTATTAAAGAATTAGGATATAAAGCATTGGACAGCAGGCTGAAAAGAATCAGTGACAGGATGTCCCATGATGTTCGGAAATTTTATAAAGAATTTGAAATTGATGTTGAGCCCAATTGGTATCTGGTCTTTATGCTGCTGAAAAAAAAGGGTGAAATTTCAATTACCGATATTGCTGAACCGCTGGGATATTCACACCCATCAGTTGTAGTTATTGTCAAAAAAATGAATGAAAATGGTTATCTCATCATTAAAAAAGACAGTGTGGATAAACGAAAGCAGATCATTTCACTATCTCCAAAAGCCATTGAAATGCTTCCTCAGTTGGAGCAGATCTGGGACAGTTGTGAAAAGACAATCCTGAAAGTATTATCAGAAGATCTGGGGATTTTTACTTATCTGGATCATATTGATCAGGAATTAAAAGAAGAATCTTTCCATCATAGGTTTAAACATGAATATTTAAAATCAATCAAATCATGA
- a CDS encoding MFS transporter encodes MNIHPKRWQALNFLITGAFLSPLDYFIVNMALPSIKKAFSASDHQLQMVIAIYGLTYAALVVCGGRLGDIYGRKKVFISGLYTFLFSSLACAFSPDITWLIIFRLFQGVGASLLAPQVLASIKDLFSSQEQPKAVSLFSSVFGLASVVGQLLGGVLLSMHWGSFSWEMVFLVNVPITIICILGVHFTMNNDNKKDENGIDFTGTLLLIQALLMLICPLIFGQKFEWAWWIFGILFTGIFLSIMFLKYEIKQLKKNRPVLVDPALLQHKPFALSLLIIFFYNFTAGLFICYPYYLQQFLHKNSMETGLAIIPYGLAFFLGPLITSRIKLSTAKMIYVGLGLLMTGFVISAVAFYFQQKPSLITHISLFIAGFGHGTIMPVMMRTAISLVSKDKAGQASGLVSIGIQIGSVTGGAVIGTLFFNLIKVLGFSDAFSASVGIIGVFQVVGLWAGNRLRKFIDEKQV; translated from the coding sequence ATGAATATACATCCGAAACGGTGGCAGGCACTCAATTTTCTGATCACAGGTGCTTTTCTCTCGCCTCTGGATTATTTTATTGTAAATATGGCTTTGCCGTCTATCAAAAAAGCATTCAGTGCCAGCGATCATCAGCTTCAGATGGTTATTGCTATTTATGGGCTTACTTATGCAGCGCTTGTTGTTTGTGGCGGACGGCTGGGTGATATTTACGGCCGTAAAAAAGTGTTTATATCAGGGTTATATACTTTCCTGTTTTCATCCCTCGCCTGTGCATTTTCTCCTGATATTACATGGCTGATCATTTTCAGACTGTTTCAAGGGGTCGGAGCATCACTGCTGGCTCCTCAGGTACTGGCTTCTATAAAGGATCTTTTCAGTAGTCAGGAGCAGCCTAAAGCAGTAAGTCTTTTCAGCTCGGTATTTGGTCTTGCTTCTGTGGTTGGACAATTGCTTGGCGGAGTTCTTTTAAGCATGCATTGGGGAAGTTTTTCATGGGAAATGGTATTTCTTGTGAATGTACCGATTACGATTATCTGTATTCTGGGTGTACATTTTACCATGAACAATGATAATAAGAAAGACGAGAACGGAATTGACTTTACAGGAACTTTATTATTAATTCAGGCTTTGCTTATGCTTATCTGTCCTCTTATTTTTGGACAAAAATTTGAATGGGCATGGTGGATTTTTGGAATTCTATTTACCGGAATCTTCTTATCAATCATGTTTCTAAAATACGAGATAAAGCAGCTGAAAAAAAATCGTCCGGTACTTGTAGATCCGGCACTGCTGCAGCATAAACCTTTTGCATTAAGCCTTCTGATCATTTTCTTTTACAATTTTACCGCAGGTTTATTCATTTGCTATCCTTATTATTTGCAGCAGTTTCTTCATAAGAATTCAATGGAGACAGGATTGGCCATTATTCCTTATGGGCTTGCTTTTTTCCTGGGACCTTTGATTACCAGCCGGATAAAACTGAGCACTGCTAAAATGATTTACGTAGGATTGGGATTATTGATGACAGGTTTTGTGATAAGTGCAGTTGCTTTTTATTTTCAGCAAAAACCATCTTTAATCACTCATATCTCTTTGTTTATAGCCGGATTCGGGCATGGCACCATTATGCCGGTTATGATGCGGACAGCCATTTCTCTGGTTTCGAAAGATAAAGCGGGACAGGCTTCCGGTCTGGTAAGCATCGGCATTCAGATTGGCAGTGTGACCGGAGGAGCTGTTATTGGAACATTATTTTTTAATCTGATAAAAGTTCTGGGATTCTCAGATGCATTCTCAGCGTCTGTAGGAATAATAGGTGTTTTTCAGGTAGTTGGACTATGGGCAGGAAACAGATTAAGAAAATTCATTGATGAAAAACAGGTTTAA
- a CDS encoding helix-turn-helix domain-containing protein, with amino-acid sequence MEKKDNIPLKISSISELHDMLQLPKPLHPLVSLVDNTKMSIKKDMLKRSFILNFYKISYKYSTVGKMGYGQGYYDFNEGGMMFTAPGQVLSTDENAEYCGYTLLVHPDFIRSYPLAKNIKNFGFFSYDTNEALHLSDQEKTMITGLLDNIGNELNTAIDEVSQDVIVSYIDVLLNYSNRFYKRQFITRKAVNSDLLTKMDVVLENYFNQQETLNKGLPTVEFLASTLNLSPHYLSDMLRNLTGLNAQQHIHEKLIEKAKEYLTTTGFSVSEVAYALGFEHPQSFNKLFKKKTDKTPLSYRQSFN; translated from the coding sequence ATGGAAAAGAAAGATAACATTCCTCTGAAAATTTCATCCATATCGGAACTGCACGACATGTTGCAGCTCCCTAAGCCGCTTCATCCGTTGGTAAGTCTTGTGGATAATACAAAGATGAGCATTAAAAAAGATATGCTCAAGAGAAGCTTTATCCTGAATTTTTATAAAATTTCGTATAAATATTCTACTGTTGGAAAAATGGGTTATGGACAGGGATATTATGATTTTAATGAGGGAGGAATGATGTTCACAGCACCTGGACAGGTTCTTTCCACTGATGAGAATGCAGAATACTGCGGTTATACGTTACTGGTACACCCGGATTTTATCAGAAGCTATCCTTTAGCAAAGAATATCAAAAACTTTGGTTTCTTTTCTTACGATACAAATGAGGCGCTGCATTTATCTGATCAGGAAAAAACAATGATAACTGGACTACTTGATAATATTGGAAATGAATTAAATACAGCTATCGATGAAGTGAGCCAGGACGTTATTGTTTCTTATATTGATGTTCTTCTCAATTACAGCAACCGTTTCTATAAAAGACAGTTTATCACAAGAAAGGCTGTAAATAGTGATCTGTTGACAAAAATGGATGTTGTACTGGAAAACTATTTCAATCAGCAGGAAACATTGAATAAAGGGCTTCCTACAGTAGAGTTTCTGGCCTCTACACTCAATCTGTCACCGCATTATCTGAGTGATATGCTTCGCAACCTTACAGGATTAAATGCCCAGCAGCATATTCATGAAAAACTGATTGAAAAGGCAAAAGAATATCTTACCACTACAGGTTTTTCTGTATCTGAAGTAGCATATGCACTAGGATTTGAGCATCCGCAGTCATTCAATAAGCTGTTTAAAAAGAAAACGGATAAAACTCCTCTGAGTTACAGGCAATCTTTCAATTAG
- a CDS encoding MFS transporter, giving the protein MNESESFNAKMPTACFLLFFAHGLVFSSWASRIPIIKTALSINEAQLGTLLLLMPIGQLSTMVLAGKLISIYGSSGIIKRCFLLYPFFLLLIGLSPSYWTLGVVLFFFGVSGNMCNIAINTQAIEIESITKRTLLSSYHGAWCFAGLTGAVVGLLMINLHVGTFYHFVVIFILVGILWFYSKRNLTNIIHKAEPQTRSIFKAVNPTLVGLGIIGFLSMAIEGAMFDWSGVYFQTIVKAPENLVILGYTSFILMMTLGRFIGNRIIEKYGKKIVLQCCGILMSGGLFLSVFFPELWICIIAFMIIGLGSSLSVPSVYSTVGKVSTVAPSIALSFVSSISFLGFLMGPPLIGYIAESFDLRYSYGLFACFGILLAVMAGQMKVFRKS; this is encoded by the coding sequence ATGAACGAGAGCGAATCTTTTAATGCAAAAATGCCAACAGCCTGTTTTTTACTTTTCTTTGCCCATGGACTTGTCTTTTCTTCCTGGGCGAGCCGGATTCCTATCATTAAAACCGCGCTTTCCATCAATGAAGCACAATTGGGAACACTTTTACTTCTCATGCCGATAGGGCAGCTTTCAACAATGGTTTTAGCCGGAAAACTGATCAGTATCTATGGAAGCAGCGGCATTATTAAAAGATGCTTTTTGCTGTATCCTTTTTTTCTTTTGTTAATTGGTTTATCACCTTCTTACTGGACGTTGGGTGTTGTTCTGTTCTTCTTTGGAGTTTCCGGGAACATGTGTAATATAGCAATCAATACCCAGGCCATTGAAATAGAATCTATAACGAAAAGAACCCTTCTTTCTTCTTACCATGGAGCCTGGTGTTTTGCGGGGCTTACAGGGGCTGTTGTTGGTTTATTAATGATCAACCTTCATGTAGGAACCTTTTACCATTTTGTTGTTATTTTTATTCTGGTAGGAATACTTTGGTTCTACAGTAAAAGAAATCTGACCAATATTATCCATAAGGCAGAGCCGCAAACCCGTTCAATATTCAAGGCTGTGAATCCTACACTGGTTGGCTTGGGAATTATAGGATTTCTGAGTATGGCGATTGAAGGTGCTATGTTCGACTGGAGCGGGGTTTATTTTCAAACTATAGTTAAAGCCCCAGAAAATCTTGTTATACTGGGATATACAAGTTTTATTTTAATGATGACTTTAGGTCGTTTTATCGGGAACAGGATCATTGAGAAATATGGAAAAAAGATCGTTCTGCAGTGTTGCGGTATTCTGATGAGCGGAGGCCTTTTTCTAAGTGTTTTCTTCCCGGAACTGTGGATCTGTATCATTGCTTTTATGATTATTGGCCTTGGCAGTTCGCTGAGTGTGCCGTCCGTTTATAGTACAGTTGGAAAGGTAAGTACGGTAGCTCCCAGTATTGCATTATCATTTGTTTCCAGCATTTCGTTTTTAGGATTTCTGATGGGGCCGCCTCTTATCGGGTATATTGCTGAAAGTTTTGATCTCAGATATTCATACGGTCTTTTTGCCTGTTTTGGGATTTTACTGGCGGTAATGGCCGGGCAGATGAAAGTATTCAGAAAATCATGA
- a CDS encoding GNAT family N-acetyltransferase — protein sequence MKEKWIPYPTVLKGETVELIPLEKLHFEELYAAASDKELWELIPTDCSEETMFYKTYEFALSERETGNQYPFIIRYKETGKLIGSTRFFEIYPADRKLEIGWTWITKEFWGTAINLECKLLLLTFCFDVLKTNRVQLKTKDDNFRSRKAIEKIGGVFEGILRKDKVLSDGSTRNAAYYSILDDEWATAKNKIEVLIKEKQNPD from the coding sequence ATGAAAGAAAAATGGATTCCCTATCCGACAGTTTTGAAAGGAGAAACAGTGGAATTAATTCCTCTTGAAAAACTGCATTTTGAAGAATTATATGCTGCTGCTTCAGATAAAGAACTTTGGGAACTGATTCCTACAGACTGTTCAGAGGAAACAATGTTTTATAAAACGTATGAATTTGCTTTGTCAGAAAGAGAAACCGGGAATCAATATCCGTTTATAATACGCTATAAAGAAACCGGAAAACTGATTGGTTCCACCCGTTTTTTTGAAATATATCCGGCAGACAGAAAACTGGAAATCGGATGGACATGGATCACCAAAGAATTCTGGGGAACAGCCATCAACCTTGAATGCAAATTACTACTACTCACCTTCTGCTTCGATGTGCTGAAAACAAACAGGGTACAATTGAAAACCAAAGATGATAACTTCAGATCAAGAAAAGCCATCGAAAAAATCGGTGGTGTATTTGAAGGTATTTTACGCAAAGACAAAGTTCTCAGCGATGGCAGTACAAGAAATGCAGCTTATTACAGTATTTTGGATGATGAATGGGCAACTGCAAAAAACAAAATTGAAGTTTTGATAAAAGAAAAACAAAATCCTGACTAA
- a CDS encoding SDR family oxidoreductase — MKTIFITGASTGLGKATAQLFQNNGWRVIATMRNPEAAADLAGLENVTVLPLDVTNPEQIKSTVKQALELGAIDVVYNNAGYGLIGPLEALSDEQIVKQLDTNLLGVIRVTQAFIPYFREQKKGMFISTTSIGGLVAFPLGSTYHATKWALEGWSESLAFELNTLGIDIKTVSPGGIKTDFVSRSLDSASSPAYEDMTNSLFSKMEGMMEAASTPEQIAAVVYEVATDGKKQLRYVAGEDAKAIYAQRLELGDEAFREQFGKQFI, encoded by the coding sequence ATGAAAACAATTTTTATAACAGGTGCTTCTACAGGATTAGGAAAAGCAACTGCCCAATTATTTCAAAACAATGGATGGAGAGTAATCGCTACCATGAGAAACCCTGAAGCTGCTGCTGATCTTGCAGGTTTGGAGAACGTAACTGTACTTCCATTGGATGTTACCAATCCGGAGCAGATTAAGTCTACAGTAAAACAGGCTCTTGAACTTGGAGCAATCGATGTGGTATACAATAACGCAGGATATGGTTTAATAGGACCTTTGGAAGCGCTTTCTGATGAGCAAATCGTAAAACAGCTGGACACGAATTTACTAGGGGTTATACGTGTTACACAGGCATTTATTCCTTACTTCAGAGAACAGAAAAAAGGAATGTTTATTTCTACAACGTCTATAGGAGGACTTGTTGCATTCCCATTGGGCTCTACTTATCATGCTACCAAGTGGGCGCTTGAAGGATGGAGCGAAAGTTTAGCTTTTGAGCTTAATACTTTAGGAATTGATATTAAAACTGTCTCTCCGGGAGGAATCAAGACCGATTTTGTAAGCCGCTCTCTGGACTCAGCATCCAGCCCTGCTTATGAAGATATGACGAACTCTCTGTTTTCTAAAATGGAAGGAATGATGGAAGCTGCTTCTACCCCTGAGCAGATTGCAGCAGTAGTGTATGAGGTTGCTACAGACGGTAAAAAGCAGCTGAGATATGTAGCCGGAGAAGATGCTAAGGCGATCTATGCACAGCGTCTTGAATTAGGTGATGAAGCATTCAGAGAGCAGTTTGGCAAACAGTTTATTTAA
- a CDS encoding AraC family transcriptional regulator → MKGLHLEGIDVREITLKEGETVFKTKTFLSFIYIAKGKGTLVYDDRSIEFSQGKLFIIPQQEVYRFQSEAAQLISIQCPIEFIDKIRLEADRIESCENLYKLQYISNNYHARAGCVFRNKNDEHFAETLILQITREFKNKAEDYLIIRNCMSILLNLIARNIIQSETSDLQENRKAFSIMKIITYIQQHIKDREKTGIQTIAEHFGISGNYFGEYFKQQTGVSYQDYLLDYRLKLVETYLKYSSIRLSEIAYELQFSDESHLSKLFKKYRGVTPGEYRRNFK, encoded by the coding sequence ATGAAAGGACTGCATCTTGAAGGAATTGATGTAAGAGAAATAACATTGAAAGAGGGAGAAACCGTGTTTAAAACAAAGACTTTTCTCTCATTCATTTATATCGCCAAAGGCAAAGGTACACTTGTGTATGATGATCGCAGTATTGAGTTCTCGCAGGGTAAGCTTTTCATTATTCCACAGCAGGAAGTATACCGCTTTCAAAGTGAAGCCGCTCAGCTTATCAGTATTCAGTGTCCAATTGAGTTTATCGATAAAATCCGTTTGGAAGCAGACCGAATTGAAAGTTGTGAAAATTTGTACAAATTGCAGTATATCAGCAATAATTACCACGCCAGAGCTGGATGTGTTTTCCGCAATAAAAATGATGAACATTTTGCTGAAACTCTTATTCTTCAGATCACCCGTGAATTTAAAAACAAAGCGGAAGATTATCTTATTATCCGAAACTGTATGTCAATCCTTCTTAATCTGATTGCCCGAAATATCATTCAGAGTGAAACTTCTGACCTTCAGGAAAATCGCAAAGCCTTTTCAATAATGAAGATCATCACTTATATTCAACAACATATCAAGGATCGTGAAAAAACCGGAATTCAGACTATTGCTGAGCATTTCGGAATTTCCGGAAATTATTTCGGAGAGTATTTTAAACAGCAAACAGGAGTTTCCTATCAGGATTATCTGCTGGACTATAGATTAAAATTGGTAGAAACGTATCTAAAATACAGCAGCATCCGATTGAGTGAAATTGCTTATGAACTCCAGTTTAGTGATGAAAGCCATCTTTCCAAACTTTTTAAGAAATACAGGGGAGTGACACCTGGTGAATACAGGAGAAACTTCAAATAG
- a CDS encoding HD domain-containing protein — MSVNRMKEVAGIIIPDSKIATEATDLLLEHGTEFIYNHSLRVFLFSSLNAKRENKAHDSELLYVASVFHDLGLVSHYSSPDLRFEVDGANAARDFLKGHGIAQDKLQLVWDTIALHTTIGIAEHKENEVALMYSGVGLDVMGEGYENLSTGNREEIIKAFPRNNFKKKIIPTFFGGFEHKTETTFGNIKADVCAFMIPNFQRKNFCDCILHSPWSE, encoded by the coding sequence ATGTCAGTAAATCGTATGAAAGAAGTTGCGGGTATCATCATCCCGGACAGTAAAATTGCCACAGAAGCAACGGATCTTCTATTGGAACACGGAACAGAATTTATTTACAATCACTCCCTGCGAGTTTTCCTGTTTTCATCATTAAATGCAAAGCGGGAAAACAAGGCGCATGATTCAGAGCTGTTGTATGTTGCATCCGTGTTTCATGATCTGGGACTTGTTTCTCATTACAGCAGTCCTGATCTGAGATTTGAGGTAGACGGAGCCAATGCAGCAAGAGACTTTTTGAAAGGTCATGGTATTGCCCAGGATAAGCTTCAGCTCGTTTGGGATACCATCGCGCTTCACACCACTATTGGAATTGCAGAACACAAAGAGAATGAAGTCGCCTTAATGTATTCTGGAGTTGGGCTGGACGTGATGGGAGAAGGATATGAAAACTTGAGTACCGGAAATCGGGAGGAAATTATCAAAGCTTTTCCGAGAAATAATTTTAAAAAGAAAATTATTCCCACTTTTTTCGGTGGTTTTGAGCATAAAACAGAAACTACTTTTGGAAATATTAAAGCTGATGTTTGCGCCTTCATGATTCCGAATTTCCAAAGAAAAAACTTCTGCGACTGTATTTTACATTCGCCGTGGTCTGAATAA